The Victivallis sp. Marseille-Q1083 genome has a window encoding:
- a CDS encoding helix-turn-helix domain-containing protein: protein MKKHIPDDLVNVIDTLISPYGYTLHELLSPCQAKESSFDPKPYLTEKEAEFFSECSRTTLYRAAKKGEIDVRKLTPARSGKVLINKESLMHWLDGKKSTGMPS from the coding sequence ATGAAAAAACATATTCCCGATGATCTGGTCAATGTAATAGATACCTTGATTTCGCCCTATGGGTATACTTTGCATGAATTGCTTTCTCCTTGCCAGGCAAAGGAAAGCAGTTTTGATCCGAAACCTTATTTGACGGAGAAAGAGGCCGAGTTCTTTTCGGAATGTTCACGAACCACATTGTATCGAGCTGCGAAAAAGGGTGAAATAGATGTCAGGAAACTTACTCCGGCCCGTTCTGGAAAAGTTTTGATCAATAAAGAAAGCCTTATGCATTGGCTTGATGGAAAAAAGAGTACGGGAATGCCTTCATAG
- a CDS encoding RHS repeat domain-containing protein, translating into MKLINSLKDWKLHIKQIFKTGKNTFILFGIMNLHKTKSPVMLDAAPLTVFDAAANKTYFYQTDANKNVTDLTDSAGTIVAHYEYSPFGQLVKSSGAYANTNVFTWSSEYTDRETGLIYYNFREYDPKLGRWLSRDPIHKQGGLNLYAYISNKTINHIDKLGLQNFGEGFLPTTIDLLPQIAEQETGGEGNSENTSCSTQEAHLNKYLFYFLLMFKSCAQFVGMEIGPEQPPPRPAYEQTIEPANPPSGSSGPDPDPDPDPTPKPTDPNPPKKPPISPGTIDIFFIPIPHWWFQMQIYNIQEQERRNNPCHGNPPYTA; encoded by the coding sequence ATGAAATTGATAAATTCATTGAAAGATTGGAAACTGCATATAAAGCAGATTTTCAAGACTGGAAAAAATACTTTTATACTTTTTGGCATTATGAATTTACATAAAACAAAATCACCGGTTATGCTTGATGCTGCTCCGTTGACGGTTTTCGATGCCGCTGCCAATAAAACTTACTTCTATCAGACTGACGCCAATAAAAATGTGACTGATCTGACGGACTCTGCAGGCACAATAGTCGCGCATTATGAATACAGTCCTTTTGGGCAACTAGTGAAATCTTCCGGAGCTTATGCAAATACTAATGTTTTCACATGGAGTAGTGAATATACTGACCGGGAGACCGGTTTGATTTATTATAATTTCCGGGAATATGATCCGAAACTGGGGCGTTGGTTGTCACGAGATCCTATCCATAAACAAGGAGGTCTTAATTTATACGCATATATAAGTAATAAAACTATCAATCATATAGATAAACTTGGATTACAAAATTTCGGAGAAGGATTTCTTCCAACAACGATTGATCTTCTGCCACAAATTGCAGAGCAAGAAACTGGAGGTGAAGGTAATAGTGAAAATACTTCTTGTTCAACACAAGAAGCTCATTTAAATAAGTATTTATTTTACTTTTTGCTGATGTTTAAGAGTTGTGCACAATTTGTCGGTATGGAAATCGGTCCTGAGCAACCACCTCCTAGACCTGCTTATGAACAAACAATTGAACCAGCTAATCCTCCTTCGGGTTCTTCAGGACCTGATCCTGATCCTGATCCTGATCCGACTCCAAAGCCAACAGATCCGAATCCTCCTAAAAAACCACCGATTTCTCCTGGAACTATAGATATTTTCTTTATTCCTATTCCGCATTGGTGGTTTCAAATGCAAATTTATAATATACAAGAACAAGAGAGAAGAAATAATCCTTGTCATGGTAATCCTCCTTATACGGCATAA
- a CDS encoding IS4 family transposase, whose protein sequence is MHYSSIFQQLFNFIPRHRFEKSVENLSGDRYCKHFTAWRQFLTCLYAQITGKDSLREIENGLLANHDRLYHLGMEVVPKSTLSEAMNRRDPEIFKALFEEILDRALKCAPSHKFRFHNPLYAIDSTTIDLCLNLYDWAHYRKNKGAIKLHTELDLSGNLPCFVMLSNGKIADIRAARENIIIVPDSIYTFDKGYYDLNWFQHIADSEAYFVTRLKDNAKIEFLGQHREANEKRGVLRDEAVWFTGYQSARKYPGELRLIEFLDESTGKTYRFITNNFKLAAASIAGIYKQRWQIEIFFKWIKQNLKIKSFLGTSENAVMTQIYVALIHYLLVAYIKFLHGFKLSLSELTNRIRETLMQNLSLLEVLALNRKTITKPPDWNAPEQLELFNEFLC, encoded by the coding sequence ATGCATTACAGTAGCATCTTTCAGCAGCTTTTCAATTTCATACCGAGACATCGTTTTGAGAAATCCGTAGAAAACTTATCCGGCGACCGCTATTGCAAACATTTTACCGCATGGCGGCAGTTTTTGACGTGCCTTTACGCGCAAATTACGGGCAAAGACTCCTTGCGAGAAATTGAAAACGGTCTTCTTGCAAACCATGATCGGCTGTATCACCTCGGCATGGAGGTTGTTCCAAAATCGACCTTGTCCGAAGCGATGAATCGACGTGATCCGGAGATATTCAAGGCGTTGTTTGAGGAAATTCTTGACCGGGCTTTGAAATGTGCGCCCTCGCACAAGTTCCGATTCCACAATCCGCTGTACGCGATTGACAGCACGACGATTGATCTGTGCCTAAATCTTTACGATTGGGCGCATTATCGTAAAAACAAGGGTGCTATCAAACTTCATACCGAGCTTGATCTATCCGGAAATCTGCCCTGCTTTGTGATGCTGAGCAACGGGAAAATAGCAGATATTCGAGCGGCACGAGAGAACATTATCATCGTTCCGGACAGCATCTACACCTTTGACAAAGGATACTATGATCTGAACTGGTTTCAACACATTGCGGACAGCGAGGCTTATTTTGTCACGAGACTGAAAGACAATGCAAAAATTGAGTTTCTCGGACAGCATCGGGAGGCAAATGAAAAACGTGGGGTTTTGCGGGATGAAGCCGTGTGGTTTACCGGATATCAATCAGCAAGAAAATATCCCGGAGAACTGAGGCTGATTGAGTTCCTGGATGAATCGACCGGAAAAACATACCGCTTCATTACCAACAACTTCAAACTGGCGGCAGCGAGCATTGCCGGAATTTATAAACAGCGTTGGCAGATCGAAATCTTCTTCAAATGGATCAAGCAAAATCTCAAAATCAAGAGCTTTCTTGGAACCAGTGAAAACGCCGTCATGACGCAAATCTATGTCGCGCTTATCCATTATCTTTTGGTCGCATACATCAAATTCCTGCATGGATTCAAGCTCAGCCTCTCGGAATTAACGAACCGAATCCGCGAGACGCTTATGCAGAATCTTTCCCTGCTCGAAGTCCTCGCTCTGAACCGCAAAACCATTACGAAGCCGCCGGATTGGAATGCTCCCGAACAACTCGAACTTTTCAACGAGTTTCTATGCTGA